Proteins from one Syntrophaceae bacterium genomic window:
- a CDS encoding CoA pyrophosphatase, giving the protein METPATRFSPHPSLDLTARITEALGVTPIDYSERYETIRGGRKEGAQAAGVLLLIRMEGNTPFLQLIKRSATVAQPGDLSCPGGMLHGAIDVAFRSLLCSGAMPVIQGRPRELSRLRGHLEHRLICLFLANALRETWEELGLNPLRIRFLGPLPTYSLILFRRTIFPLMGMVDAPWMFRPNREVARVVEIPLASFFAEESYGRYVVTYTEVSGSKEEVCQDFPCLIHREPDGTEEILWGATFYIIMKMLKIVFDFDLPDWRKGRPIKRSLRADYLTGQRSAGRIPPTD; this is encoded by the coding sequence ATGGAAACCCCGGCAACACGATTTTCCCCCCATCCTTCCCTGGACCTGACGGCTCGCATTACCGAGGCCTTGGGCGTCACGCCGATCGACTATTCCGAGCGCTACGAAACGATCCGGGGCGGCCGGAAAGAGGGTGCCCAGGCTGCGGGGGTCCTGCTCCTGATCCGGATGGAGGGGAACACTCCCTTCCTGCAGCTGATCAAGCGCTCCGCCACGGTGGCTCAGCCCGGGGACCTGAGCTGTCCGGGGGGCATGCTCCACGGGGCTATCGACGTTGCATTCCGCTCGCTTCTCTGTTCCGGCGCCATGCCCGTCATTCAGGGGCGCCCCCGGGAACTGTCCCGTCTCCGCGGCCACTTGGAGCATCGGCTGATCTGCCTGTTCCTGGCAAACGCCCTCCGGGAGACCTGGGAGGAACTCGGCCTGAATCCGCTGCGGATCCGCTTTCTCGGCCCTCTGCCCACTTATTCGCTCATCCTGTTCCGCCGGACGATTTTTCCGCTGATGGGCATGGTGGATGCACCCTGGATGTTCCGGCCCAACCGGGAGGTCGCCCGGGTGGTCGAAATCCCCCTGGCCTCCTTCTTTGCGGAGGAGAGTTACGGGCGCTACGTTGTGACCTACACGGAGGTCTCGGGCTCAAAAGAGGAGGTCTGCCAGGATTTTCCGTGCCTGATCCATCGTGAACCCGATGGAACCGAGGAAATCCTCTGGGGGGCCACCTTTTACATCATCATGAAGATGCTGAAGATCGTCTTCGATTTCGATCTTCCGGACTGGCGGAAGGGACGTCCCATTAAACGCAGCCTGAGGGCGGACTACCTGACGGGACAGCGCTCGGCGGGAAGGATTCCCCCAACCGATTGA
- a CDS encoding HAD family hydrolase encodes MGNNPGQKEILKGIEAAVFDFDGTLAVLNIDFPAMRGAVRKLAAESGVPTEVLDDLFVLETVERGREWLAGKSPDRAASFHRVAMDLISGIEIRAARDGSLFEGIRELLEGMKKRKIRRAIITRNCGAAVTMIFPDIADYCEVFLPRDEVDRVKPDPGHVLDPLMKMAIVPARAIMVGDHPMDIRTGREAGTRTIGVLTGSGGREELLRAGADIIVPSAPDLLPLLA; translated from the coding sequence ATGGGAAACAATCCCGGACAAAAGGAAATCCTTAAAGGAATCGAAGCGGCGGTCTTCGACTTCGATGGCACTCTGGCCGTTCTGAACATCGATTTCCCGGCAATGCGGGGCGCCGTAAGGAAACTGGCGGCTGAATCCGGCGTTCCCACGGAGGTTCTGGACGACCTTTTCGTCCTCGAAACCGTTGAGAGGGGCCGGGAATGGCTGGCCGGCAAATCCCCGGACCGCGCCGCATCCTTCCACCGGGTAGCGATGGATCTCATTTCCGGAATCGAAATCCGCGCAGCCCGGGATGGTTCTCTTTTCGAAGGCATTCGTGAACTGCTCGAGGGAATGAAAAAACGGAAGATACGGCGGGCCATCATCACACGGAATTGCGGGGCCGCCGTGACCATGATTTTTCCGGACATTGCCGATTACTGCGAGGTCTTCCTGCCCCGGGACGAAGTCGATCGCGTCAAGCCCGATCCGGGACATGTTCTGGATCCGCTGATGAAGATGGCCATCGTCCCCGCCCGTGCGATCATGGTTGGGGACCACCCCATGGACATCCGGACAGGCCGCGAGGCCGGAACCCGGACCATCGGCGTTCTGACGGGTTCCGGCGGACGCGAGGAGCTGCTCCGGGCCGGCGCCGACATCATTGTTCCCTCGGCTCCGGACCTCCTGCCGCTTCTGGCATGA
- a CDS encoding AAA family ATPase: MTIREEQIREKLLDSLAGEAGDLLEAGRFGAVFAHAGIGKTALMVQLAIRSMLRGKNVLHVSLHDPVQKVALWYEELFQDSARRQGVGGAQRLWESLVPHRFIMTFRVDGFSVPRLAERLEDLAAQGIFRPEMVIIDGFPFEETSRETLADLKKMAGQGGYSGWFTVHTHRYETPEADGIPQRLKPVSGLFDVVLEMTPEKEKIRIRSLKGAGLTPEGESLLLDPATMLVRAEAAGG, encoded by the coding sequence ATGACGATCCGGGAAGAGCAGATTCGGGAAAAACTCCTGGACTCCCTGGCAGGGGAAGCCGGGGACCTGCTGGAGGCGGGACGTTTTGGAGCCGTTTTTGCCCATGCCGGAATCGGAAAAACCGCCCTGATGGTTCAACTGGCGATCCGCTCCATGCTGCGGGGTAAAAACGTCCTGCACGTGAGTCTGCACGATCCGGTGCAGAAAGTCGCCCTCTGGTACGAGGAGCTCTTCCAGGATTCGGCTCGGCGTCAGGGAGTCGGGGGGGCGCAGCGCCTCTGGGAATCCCTGGTCCCACACCGTTTCATCATGACGTTCCGCGTCGACGGGTTCAGCGTCCCGCGTCTGGCGGAACGCCTGGAGGATCTGGCCGCCCAGGGAATCTTCCGGCCGGAGATGGTCATCATCGACGGCTTTCCATTCGAGGAAACCAGTCGGGAGACCCTGGCAGACCTGAAGAAAATGGCCGGACAGGGGGGATATTCCGGGTGGTTCACCGTTCACACGCACCGTTACGAGACACCGGAAGCAGACGGAATCCCCCAACGGCTGAAACCGGTCTCCGGCCTTTTCGACGTGGTCCTGGAAATGACGCCCGAAAAGGAGAAGATCCGCATCCGTTCCCTGAAGGGCGCAGGATTGACCCCGGAAGGTGAATCCCTGCTGCTTGACCCTGCGACCATGCTGGTCCGGGCGGAGGCTGCCGGAGGCTGA
- a CDS encoding NUDIX hydrolase, whose translation MAAKIAKSCPACGHVEESWRNPVPTVDIIIELEEGIVLIRRKNPPPGWALPGGFVDYGESLEEAAVREAREETGLDVTLLRQLHTYSRPDRDPRQHTITTVFVGRSSGKPEAGDDAGEIGIFTRDTLPALAFDHGEILADYFDRGKG comes from the coding sequence ATGGCCGCAAAGATCGCGAAATCCTGCCCCGCCTGTGGTCACGTCGAGGAAAGCTGGCGCAACCCGGTCCCCACGGTGGATATCATCATTGAACTGGAAGAAGGGATTGTCCTGATCCGACGGAAGAACCCGCCCCCCGGCTGGGCTCTCCCCGGAGGATTTGTGGATTACGGTGAGTCCCTGGAGGAAGCGGCCGTCCGAGAGGCCCGGGAGGAGACAGGGCTGGACGTTACCCTCCTGCGCCAGCTTCACACCTACTCCAGGCCGGACCGCGATCCACGGCAGCATACAATCACGACCGTTTTCGTCGGCCGGTCGTCCGGTAAACCGGAGGCCGGCGACGACGCGGGAGAGATCGGCATCTTCACCCGCGATACACTGCCCGCACTGGCCTTCGACCACGGGGAAATCCTCGCTGATTATTTTGATCGGGGAAAAGGCTGA
- a CDS encoding butyryl-CoA:acetate CoA-transferase — translation MSYAEEYRKKLVSPEEAVKVVKSGDWIDYGFGHTKPIALDKALAARKDELKDINIRHTLSLTPQACVEADPEGEVFTYQDWHFSGYSRKLHDKGRCYYHPMIFRNQPLFYKKSIKSVDVAMIRVTKMNKDGYFNTHMGNAAVRAAMDVAKKIIVEVNPLLPWAMGGRDEVVHVSEVDYIVEHESKVEAIPPAAPTEIDVKIASHIVPMIPNGACIQLGIGGLPNYIGTKLAESDIKDLGCHTEMLVDAYYHMYQAGKLTNKKKGVDKKKSAYAFAAGSQFLYDWIDLNPSLASYPVSYTNAPHVMCQHDNMVSINACVEVDLFGQVSSESSGPRHISGTGGQLDFATGAYMSDGGMSFICCNAAYKDKKTGETKSRIVPTLPPGSIVTVPRTQAHMIVTEYGVADLAGKSTWQRAEALINIAHPDLRDGLVKEAEKMNIWRKNGNGNGNGKG, via the coding sequence ATGTCTTACGCAGAGGAGTATCGGAAGAAGTTGGTTAGCCCGGAAGAAGCTGTAAAAGTGGTGAAGAGCGGGGACTGGATTGACTATGGATTCGGCCATACCAAGCCGATTGCCTTAGACAAGGCCCTTGCCGCCCGCAAGGATGAGCTCAAAGACATCAATATCCGACACACTTTGAGCCTGACCCCCCAGGCCTGCGTCGAGGCAGACCCCGAAGGAGAAGTCTTTACCTATCAGGATTGGCATTTCTCCGGCTACTCGCGCAAACTCCACGATAAAGGCCGGTGCTATTATCATCCCATGATTTTCCGCAATCAGCCCCTCTTCTACAAGAAGAGCATCAAGTCCGTCGACGTTGCCATGATCCGCGTAACCAAAATGAACAAGGACGGATATTTCAACACGCATATGGGCAACGCGGCGGTTCGTGCGGCGATGGATGTCGCCAAGAAGATCATCGTCGAAGTGAACCCGCTGCTCCCCTGGGCCATGGGCGGACGCGACGAGGTCGTGCACGTCTCCGAGGTCGACTACATCGTCGAGCACGAATCCAAGGTCGAGGCGATCCCGCCGGCGGCCCCCACCGAGATCGATGTGAAGATCGCCAGCCACATCGTTCCCATGATTCCCAACGGCGCCTGTATCCAGCTTGGAATCGGCGGTCTGCCCAACTACATCGGGACCAAACTGGCCGAATCGGACATCAAGGACCTGGGTTGCCACACGGAGATGCTGGTGGATGCATACTATCACATGTACCAGGCCGGCAAACTGACCAACAAGAAGAAGGGCGTGGACAAGAAGAAGAGCGCCTACGCGTTTGCCGCCGGCAGCCAGTTCCTCTACGACTGGATAGACCTGAATCCGTCGTTGGCGTCCTATCCCGTTTCCTACACCAATGCTCCTCATGTCATGTGCCAGCACGACAACATGGTTTCCATCAATGCCTGCGTGGAAGTCGACCTCTTCGGACAGGTGTCGTCCGAATCATCGGGTCCGAGGCACATCAGCGGCACAGGTGGACAGCTCGATTTCGCAACCGGCGCCTATATGTCTGACGGCGGCATGTCCTTCATCTGCTGCAACGCCGCCTACAAGGACAAGAAAACGGGGGAGACCAAGTCCCGGATCGTACCCACCCTGCCTCCCGGATCGATCGTAACGGTTCCGCGAACCCAGGCCCACATGATTGTCACCGAATACGGCGTTGCCGACCTGGCCGGAAAATCAACCTGGCAGCGAGCCGAGGCCCTGATCAATATCGCCCACCCAGACCTCCGGGATGGGCTGGTCAAGGAAGCGGAAAAGATGAATATCTGGAGGAAAAACGGAAACGGAAACGGGAACGGCAAAGGTTAA